Within the Miscanthus floridulus cultivar M001 chromosome 2, ASM1932011v1, whole genome shotgun sequence genome, the region aCAGCACATTTAGGTAGTCTCCtctcattcagttgatgttacatctttatatagttttgcaaccaaccccacttactaatagtgctttcaaaatgcagcgTACCATGCATCGCCTTCGAAAGGTAGCTGCACGCCTTAGATGTAGACGTTCCCCGGATGTGGCAGTCCCACAACAActtggtgctggaccttctactgcacatgttggagggacttcatcttcacatggtgcacatggtggcatgacttcttcttcacatggtgcagcaactagtgcagagggtggtcaaggacatggtcattatgattatgagtatgatgagattggtATGTCCTAGCTTGGAGATGCACCCTaaggaactcaaggcccctccgGTTTTGGACGTCCATAGAGGATGCTCAGACCAGTGGACAGGTACACTCTAGGTACCTATCCATTTGGGAGGGGAAAGCGTTACGCTCGCCATCCACGTTAAGGTACAAGGAGCtataaaagatccaaagacttcatatgctatatttttgtgcatggactatgtatgcattggaccttatgtaatgcactatgtatggaccttgtactatgtttggactatgttggttgattgatgaagcatatgtatggactatgttggatgttgaatgtgttggactatgttggatgttgaatgtgttggaccttatgtatgtatggatgttgaatgaatgtgtatGTCGATGTGGTCATTTGTTATGTGAAATTCTGTGTATTTTGTGTATTATGTTTTTTGGTGAACCCCAAGCTCAGCGTATCCACCATGATATTTAATTTAAGATAAGCTATACTTTATTTCTGGAATGAAAATGTGATTGTCCAGCTATCAAGAGAGGGCCTTCGTCGCAACTCACAAGAAAGAAGGGGTGTCATCATTCCCATCCTCCATGTTACGATCAACCTCTGTTGGATCCACGGTGACATGGCAAGCACGTAAAGGGGACGAAGCGGCTTAGGAGAGTCGGGGAGCTAGCAAGCTTAGGTCCGTTGTTGGCACAAGGTCATCGTCGGCTGATTAGAGTAGTGGGCAATAGTGAAGCAAATCAAAGAAGAGATGATATATTTTGGTGAACCCAGGAGCTCGACGTCAATTGAACACACACCGAGGGTGGGCACCTTAGCGTTTAGTCATTTGACACTGACCACTAGTGCATACTAGATTCCTTTGCCtcgaagcgccgaggtgcccaaCCTCGGCATGCCGTAAATTGACGTCGAGCCATTAACCTAGGCGTGGGTCGACTAAGCGCCGAGGTTTGGCCCAAACCTGGTGCTGGCCGTTGTGATCCCTAGGGTTGGCATGGGCTgactcgacgccgagcctcagcccacaaatggccgagccaaaccctagggttggcgtgggccgactcgacgccgagcctcagcccaactcgcgaatggccgagccaaaccctagggttggcgtgggccgactcaacgccgagccttCTATCTCGGCGTTGTTCGACTTGACGCCGAGCCTatgaatcataaaatagaaagaaTAAAGTATTAAAGATAGAGGTCTTATAAACCTTTGGTTTGcaatcctatttgcatgattcaaatgaaaaatctttctcaatgATTCCACTTctactaacacgagttatactaataagagtagacatgctatatttatgtttgttcctgcaggaaaaaccgaatgttggttcgatttcaatcccctatttttagagagtcaaatctttttttcagtttgggaatcaaccatagtacatgaaacttagaggtatgtaaactgcaatttatgaaatagcgaatgtacaacgattacactcacatcaaaactaacaatggcatgtcgcaaactaaacctagcatgccttaggggattgaaagaaacaagtgatagagacattgcaaagggtacacactcacatgaaaactaacaatggcatgttgcaaactaaacctagcatgccttaggagattgaaaagaacaactcatacaagcattccacatttGGATTGGCTAACaaaggttggtcctaataatgctcccacatattgaactgagttgcgccttccccatagtatcctctagttgacggaggcggtggcggtggcagtggagaaggaggcccgtccttcttatggtacgggcactcgcagtacggattattgcatagtgcctcctctgcatcattgctattgtcgtcgtccgacttgtccctgttaccacttccaggaccatactctaggtcaaagatgcgtccctatagaaatgtgatgtactgttgatggggatagataggaggagggtcgacccatctagtgaagccataGTTATTtggacagcttgaatcctgaaaacccatctaccaataagtactactagaagccaaatgcaaatctaaaaaaggagagagttcaaaggaaatacaaatccttgcgggcatctgaagaaacgatGGCCTCTaccgtcacagtcgttgtacatctgcacaacgcaatccaaaccgtggcggcattttggccaatcttcaatgcgcttgtcgtatgatctaagaggtctctcacaggtgaagtcactcttcctctccaaaagaaattcctctattggttctttaaaagaatcaggacccagagaaccctcccacacaatcggaggtcccttcctcaccccctttcctctctctccgctgaaaccctttccactcgaggaacctccgctcgacatttcctaaaactaaaccagaaaataagttgtgtggatgtggagcaagacatggaccactatatatagagatcaaggcaggttcaccatgaatgctacttgacaaaaaacttgtgtgcgtactcatttattgaatctgcaaaggctagatgcttcatctaaaaagcctacaaccatgaccGGTCATTTCATCTaaaaaggctacacctgtgttttgtcacttcatctaaatgcagtacatcactctgatattaattcactacgtatacggatacaacagtaaatgaatctaggcttttcagtgagttttcaaatagacttttcattaactgcaacagtacttgtagcccttttagtgactgcaacagcacaagtagccttttcagtgatacaaatagTAGCACTATAGTCTTAGGATAATTAACGAAGTACAGGGtataagaccatctgaaataaaagcatagtgcattacagcataataaaaaaagtccagggaataagttcatctgaaataaaagcagagtgcattacaacatagtaaaaaaattctagggctacacgacatcgctcatgaataaaccaaatacctactgagtacaacgaggccactttcccttcctctaggcatcaggattctcctccatcacTGCCTTTGCTCGGCGCAcatgctcaagcttcttcttcctctccgccctgtacgcagcaacatgcctcctttcctcctcttccttatgctccttttctatagcctcctgtctgcgtctctgctcaaacctctccttaacctccgcatcccactcctttAGGCCTTCTAAatgctgcttgtccgactccttgatctcagtgtcaatccactgctcaaagtcacacagtggtggaacggtctgcaagaaaaacaaattgttacaaaacaaataaataagcaatacttaatatcacaagaaaattaattaacacacaataaaaattcctcacaaacgatgcacggcgctgttgctttgtaggttcccatgcataattgggacacatccagtacctctgtatatatgtttcctcatcttcagagatgtctaccttgcaaggatcaccacaaaagcacattggtcgaggaacaccttcagggacAGGCTTTAGGTCATAGAGATTTaccctctggcgaccatagctacaattaaaagaatttagtcatattaacggagaaccaaacctaaacctagggttttctatttgttgcacaaataatgaataaacattgggattaccttggaatacgagctttaccacgccttggcatcctaacattacgtagaaaaaaattaatccaaagtaccttgcaacgaatgtaaaactacaaacactaaatcaccatacctcccaaataaacttttcattacaaaccctaagcaaatttgaatcccaacaaacacaaaatttaactcaatgattataaatcagaacatatacaacaataacaacaaccatacatttaggtcattcaatcatttgaaccaccatacattgcacgaatgacatgaacatgaaccaaacctataatgccaagttcaaaaacaaCCGAAActaaatggatgaaatgaaagaggggaaagaggagtaccttggcaaaacgccttggtcataaaaaattgaaatgtaatgaccaacaaataaataaaatacatactaaccctaatgaccaacaaataactaaccctaatgacacctacaataaacaaagaaccctaatgaccaaaataactagaaaccaaactaatctaatatgttcagcacataaaacagttaaacaacaatgcactcaatcatcctaagccatacattttgcaaatgcaaacacaaatataccaaaacaccatacacccatgattccatatgattagggacaatgcaagcacatctacgtggatagattggaggaggggagggaccattacctcgagaaaGCTTCGGGAGACAAGATCCGGGCACCTAGAGTCACATTTGGGggttagagtttcgtgggggccgtggAGGATTTGGGGGCCGGCGgtcttcagaatggagggaggaagaagaagggggcctcggcgcggcctcaagggaccagacctcggcgttgagtcgggccacgcCGAGGTCTGTGGCTCGacgttaagtgaccccgcgccgagctaCTGGGCCACCGTGCGTTGTTGGGCCGCCCAGGCCGCacgccggatggtgccaatagctcggcgcgcagtccagccgcgccgaggttgggcccttggcgttggctgacacgacgccgatgtCTCGGACTCACGCGCCACCGTGTCGtcgacgaccccggtcgtccgtgacgtggcaatacctcggcgtcgtgtcagtcgacgtcGACCCCCATACCTCGGCAccatgttctaagacgcctaaaaatgatctattttcagaaaacgttttgacgtaggtctttttgtaaaaaatgttttcaaaagggaccaaaatacaaaaatttcacccAAGAAAGAGATCAACCAAAATCTCAGGATGGTAGGAGCTTGTGCTAGGTTTCATTACAGTTCGACGACTACTGCACGAGAGAGAATGTTCAGACAAACTAAAGCTTGGCGTGGCATGATCGAGTTGATTTCTGGCAGTAGGTGGATATATGCGTTTTCACCATTTTGGATCGTTGCGAGTTCAAGTTTCAGCCAACACCTACCAAGAAAAGCGAAAAGGCAGCACTTTTCCCAGGATAGTTGGGAGAGACACCGGAAAatccaggccttgtttagattaagttttttcactctctccatcacatctaATCTTTGGAAACATGCATGtaatattaaatgtagataaaaaaataactaattacacagtttgattgtaaattacgagacgaatcttttgagtctagttaggTCATGATCCGACAATAATTggtaaatacaaacgaaagtgctacagtgccaaatactaattactaaccccaatctaaacaagtcCCCAATCGAAAGAGATCCGCTTTTACTACAAGCCATTCCAGTTTCCAACTGTCTTTATAATTTCTCCTTAATGAAACATGTGCTAAGCCGTTGTCGAAAAAAAAATCCAACTGTGGCCTTATTTATATTggggttagaaatcagtatttggcactgtagcactttcgtttgtatttgacaattattgtccaatcatggcctaactaggctcaaaagattcgtctcgtaatttataatcaaactgtgtaattagttattttttttatctacatttaatatcaAAGATTTAATGTAAtggagaaagtgaaaaaacttgcaatctaaacgaggcctgtcTTTTCCCTGCTTCCCTGTGCCAATACGAGAACTGCGGTCACCATCGTCAGACCAGCTCAACGACGATCATCACCTCCTGAAAAGCTTGCGCGGCAACAGTCTACTAGTAGTGCTATAATGAAGTAAGCAAATGTGCAATGCCAAATTAACTGAAAGTCCGAAACTACAAACTCCAAAACGTTTGGATTGAACCTTGCAGAACCAAACGATGTATTTGGATTGAACCTTGCAGAACCAAACTACTAGTACAGGAGTATAATGCAGGGAACCgatgaaataaacatctaatttCTTTAACTTCAACAGAGACCCACAACTAAATAACCAACTGGGCAGCACACATGCGTTAATACCCGGTCTTCGCGGTCGCATCGCAGCTACATGGATCGTGGAGTTGCAGCTTTACTCTCTATCTCTAAATATGTTTGCGTTTTCTGAGAAataattttgactaaatatatatttaaaacattaatatttatgttatataattagtatcattagaaaaATCTTTAAATCtaatttttaataaatttatttgaaaataCAAATATTATACGTATTTTTAACAAATCGAATTAAACTTACGATACGTGCATCCACAATAATCAATGCCAAATTAACTGAAAGTCCGAAACTACAAACTCCAAAACGTTTGGATTGAACCTTGCAGAACCAAACGATGTATTTGGATTGAACCTTGCAGAACCAAACTACTAGTACAGGAGTATAATGCAGGGAACCgatgaaataaacatctaatttCTTTAACTTCAACAGAGACCCACAACTAAATAACCAACTGGGCAGCACACATGCGTTAATACCCGGTCTTCGCGGTCGCATCGCAGCTACATGGATCGTGGAGTTGCAGCTTTACTCTCTATCTCTAAATATATGTCGTTTACGTTTTCTAAGAAataattttgactaaatatatatttaaaacattaatatttatgttatataattagtatcattagaaaaATCTTTAAAtctattttttaataaatttatttgaaaataCAAATATTATACGTATTTTTAACAAATCGAATTAAACTTATGATACGTACATCCACAATAATAATTATTTAGAAACAGAGGAGTACACCTGACACAAACGACGACGTACGGAGCCTGCTGCAGTTTCCTCGCAGGCGCTTGATTTTATTTTGTTCTCTCTCTAAACAAATGCAATGTCACTAGTGTGTGCAGGCGCGTGTGTGAAAGACTGGAGACGATGTGATTGGTAGCAGCTAGTCCCACACTCCCACTCCCATGGTTGCTTATTAGTGCCGACGTGGACTAGTAGACCCCCGTATAACAGGCAAGTCAGCAATTCCTAGTCCTACGTGGATATGGTGGTTGGTTGTGGTTGTGGACATCAGTGTATAGGTATGGGTCAAACGGCCGGATCGAGCACGAGTCCAAAGCCTTGGAACGCTGGCCGATTTGCTCACATGTTGCTCACTGTCCCCGTGGTCAATCAAAAAGCAGTATGCTTACTTGATTAAGACACTACTGCAAACAGAGCATTTGTCGAGTACaaattgctttgccgagtgttaaaaatcgggcactcgacaaagaattacaCTCagcaaaaaattctttgtcgagtgtcggcacttggcaaagaattttttgcGAGTGGGCACTTGGCAAAtgacttctttgtcgagtgccaggctctcgacaaaagcgcggcactcggcataggctgccccgcgtaacggtgttcggccacgtcttTCTTTGTCTAGtgtctgctgttaggcactcggcaaatattttttttttttaaaaatactttgccgagtgtccctgagacggcgctcgacaaagattcaatattttttttttaaaatgtctttgccgagtgcctaacagcttcggcactcaacaaagggaggaattaaaaaaattatatttttttaagacactcggcaaagagaaaatttctataaaaaattaaaaacccTCTTTGTCGAGcaccttattcttggcactcggcaatgaccccctttgccgagtgtcatgccccggcgctcggcaaagtttttttttgtttttggcctccaaattttttgtgcagcccttttaaagtaccaggaactcctcattagaatttggggattttttatagttttttgatatatttagttactttatttcgtttacttgaattttttttcgaaaaatataaatttgaactgcacgtggtatgaataatggaatttaatgattcaaaaaatgatagtcatgttactgagtgtagtgtgaggaagtttcatgatttcacgAAGAGGCCGAcaaggtggtaagcatcgtacgtgacaacttgcgcgaaaccttattaaatttttatcacagcctccacatatgatatcatgacatcttgacaagtttcataatttttggacttcgtttgctttttataaaatttaaaaacaactcgaccgcaagttcgtggtcatgtttcgtgaacaagatgttcgaaattgatgGTCtggtcctggatacggcctcacattgtactaaataacatgaatatcatttttccatttatttttttattattagaaTGACTAgccgttataatttgaattatccaaaaaaaattcaattaaataaaataaattaaagaaatatagaaaaagtccgagaaatgtacCACATAGGAACAtgaagtaccaggtattgtatgagaactacagaaaaagtttggaggtcaaaagtaaaaaaaaacatagtttgtcgagtgtcaaaaccTCGGCAAAtaaccactttgccgagtgtcaggacgtatggcactcggcaaagattttttttaaaaaaaaataaaaacccctctttgccgagtgccagtccgggggcactcggcaaagattttttttaaaaaaaaaaccctctttgccgagtgtcaagccaggtggcactcgataaagaattaaaaaaataaaaaaaactttaccgagtgccagatcggaggcactcgacaaaggggggatttaacctctcggcccagccggcccacacGCACCCGCCCACAAGCTCCTCCCCATGGTCTCCCACccgctcctctcctcctccacccACGCCGCGCCGCTCCCCCTCCGCGCTAGCCGCTGCCTGCCGCTCGCGCCCCTCGTGGCCTCCTCCGACGCCGTCGAGTGGGCtgacaaggaggagaaggaagaggaggcTAGAGAGGCCTTCGACGAGGAGGCTAGGGAGGTTGAGGAGGAGGTGTTGGCCTTAGGCGACGAGGGTGAGGGGGAGTACGCTGCGGTGGAGCCACCCGAGGAGGCCAAGGTCTATGTTGGGAACCTCCCCTATGACATCGACAGCGAGGGACTCGCGCAGCTCTTCGACCAGGCCGGCGTCGTTGAGGTCGCCGAGGTGAGCCAAACGCGCCTCACCCCCTAAATTTCCTATTGACTTGAATTTCTTCGACCACTGGCGTTGGGGGGGCGTTGGCCACGACACAACGGTGGAGGCGAGTGAGACAGCGGCGGGCCAAGGAGGAGGGGGGCAGGCAGGGCAACGTGAGGATGAGCGTGCGACCGGTCGTGGCATATCGGCCTCCATAGAAGTAGCACTGGTGGATTGGGTGGGTACAGGAAGAAGTGAAGCTGTAAATAAATAAAAGATAATAAGGTTGGGAGAAGGGGATTTCTTCACATGCAACAGTTAAAAATCCGCCTTAATATTTATACCTAAAATCTCTTATGCATCTTAGTATTATGATAAGACGTAGTTCCATCGAGTGGTTGAACCAGAGATTTAActtctttatttatatataattatatataggtAAGCGAGCAAAAC harbors:
- the LOC136537389 gene encoding 31 kDa ribonucleoprotein, chloroplastic-like; the encoded protein is MVSHPLLSSSTHAAPLPLRASRCLPLAPLVASSDAVEWADKEEKEEEAREAFDEEAREVEEEVLALGDEGEGEYAAVEPPEEAKVYVGNLPYDIDSEGLAQLFDQAGVVEVAEVSQTRLTP